Proteins encoded by one window of Anaerobacillus sp. CMMVII:
- the dapG gene encoding aspartate kinase, whose product MKIIVQKFGGTSLKDEESRSQAAEHVLAAVKEGYKVVVVVSAIGRKGDPYATDTLLNLVGGTANNHVAKRELDLLMSCGELISSVVFCNLLGSLNIKSMAMTGAQAGFRTNEDFSNSKIVEMKCDYLVENLKNHDAIVVTGFQGVTENGELTTLGRGGSDTSATALGAALQAEWVDIFTDVEGLMTADPRIVTDAKSISTLTYNEVCNMAYQGAKVIHPRAVEIAMNAKVPLKIRSTFSKLEGTLVTANPGKKAGMDVEERLVTGIAYVSNVTQIKVLAKEGEYNLQAQVFKAMAKEGISVDFININLMGVVYTIADENTNRAIELLQEMGYDPIVTRNCAKVSAIGAGMTGVPGVTAKIVGSLAEENIGILQSADSHTTIWVLVKEEDKVKAVNALHKIFKLDQI is encoded by the coding sequence ATGAAGATCATTGTTCAAAAATTTGGTGGAACTTCACTAAAGGATGAAGAATCAAGATCACAGGCAGCTGAACATGTTTTAGCTGCAGTAAAAGAAGGTTATAAAGTTGTGGTGGTTGTTTCCGCTATTGGTAGAAAAGGAGATCCGTATGCAACGGATACACTTCTTAATTTAGTGGGAGGAACAGCAAACAACCATGTCGCAAAGCGTGAACTTGATTTATTAATGTCTTGCGGAGAGTTAATCTCTTCGGTAGTTTTTTGCAATTTACTTGGTTCTCTAAATATTAAGTCCATGGCGATGACTGGAGCTCAAGCGGGTTTCAGAACAAATGAAGATTTTTCAAATTCAAAAATTGTTGAAATGAAGTGCGATTATTTAGTAGAGAATTTAAAAAATCATGATGCGATCGTGGTGACTGGCTTTCAAGGTGTAACAGAAAATGGTGAATTGACAACGTTGGGAAGAGGTGGTAGTGATACTTCGGCGACTGCTTTAGGTGCAGCTCTTCAGGCAGAGTGGGTTGATATTTTTACAGATGTTGAAGGACTGATGACAGCAGATCCGCGAATTGTTACAGACGCAAAGTCCATCTCAACACTCACTTATAATGAGGTTTGTAACATGGCCTATCAAGGTGCTAAGGTTATTCACCCTCGCGCAGTAGAGATTGCGATGAATGCAAAAGTACCACTTAAAATTCGCTCGACCTTCTCTAAGTTAGAAGGAACACTTGTAACAGCTAATCCTGGAAAAAAAGCGGGCATGGATGTTGAAGAAAGATTAGTTACAGGTATTGCTTATGTATCAAATGTTACGCAAATAAAGGTTTTGGCCAAAGAGGGGGAGTACAATCTCCAAGCCCAAGTTTTTAAAGCGATGGCCAAAGAAGGCATTAGTGTTGATTTTATTAATATCAATCTGATGGGAGTTGTCTACACAATCGCTGATGAAAATACAAATAGAGCAATTGAACTATTACAGGAAATGGGCTATGACCCGATTGTAACAAGAAATTGCGCAAAAGTATCAGCGATTGGTGCAGGGATGACGGGTGTTCCTGGGGTAACAGCCAAAATAGTTGGAAGTTTAGCTGAAGAGAATATTGGAATTTTACAATCGGCTGATTCACATACAACAATTTGGGTATTAGTAAAAGAAGAAGACAAAGTAAAAGCTGTTAATGCTTTACACAAAATTTTTAAATTGGACCAAATTTAA
- the dapA gene encoding 4-hydroxy-tetrahydrodipicolinate synthase — translation MNFGQVVTAMVTPFDLNGQIDFEKTTELIEHLLRNGTDALVVAGTTGESPTLSTNEKIALFEHTVKVVAGRIPVIAGTGSNNTTGSMELTKAAENVGVDGIMLVAPYYNKPSKNGMYEHFKAIAEVTSLPVMLYNIPGRSTVNMSVELVKELSEIKNIVAMKEASGNLDQITAIISETADDFYVYSGDDGLTLPVLSVGGQGVVSVAAHIVGNEMKQMVSAFHAGKNQEAAKLHQKLLPTIKALFTAPNPSPVKAALQLQGLDVGGVRLPLLPLTDTEKQQLADVLK, via the coding sequence GTGAATTTTGGGCAAGTGGTTACCGCGATGGTAACACCTTTTGATCTAAATGGCCAAATTGATTTTGAGAAAACGACAGAGTTGATTGAACATCTACTAAGAAACGGAACTGATGCATTAGTGGTTGCCGGGACGACTGGTGAGTCACCGACATTATCGACAAACGAAAAGATTGCCTTGTTTGAACACACCGTGAAAGTTGTTGCAGGACGTATCCCTGTAATTGCTGGAACTGGAAGTAATAACACCACTGGCTCAATGGAATTAACGAAGGCAGCAGAAAACGTTGGTGTTGATGGTATAATGCTTGTTGCACCATACTACAATAAGCCTTCAAAAAATGGGATGTATGAACATTTTAAAGCGATTGCTGAGGTAACTAGCCTACCAGTGATGCTATATAACATTCCTGGACGTTCAACTGTGAATATGAGTGTAGAATTGGTCAAAGAGCTTTCAGAAATCAAAAATATTGTTGCTATGAAAGAAGCGAGTGGTAACCTTGACCAAATAACAGCAATCATTTCAGAGACTGCGGATGATTTTTACGTTTATAGTGGCGATGATGGCTTAACGTTACCAGTCCTTTCCGTTGGCGGTCAAGGCGTTGTTTCAGTAGCAGCTCATATCGTAGGGAACGAAATGAAACAAATGGTCTCGGCTTTTCATGCAGGAAAAAATCAAGAAGCAGCAAAGCTGCATCAAAAGCTATTACCAACGATCAAGGCTTTGTTTACAGCACCAAATCCAAGCCCTGTCAAAGCAGCATTACAACTACAAGGTCTCG